One stretch of Arachis hypogaea cultivar Tifrunner chromosome 20, arahy.Tifrunner.gnm2.J5K5, whole genome shotgun sequence DNA includes these proteins:
- the LOC112784198 gene encoding dof zinc finger protein DOF4.1, with amino-acid sequence MEKQKEEGGVKCPRCDSSNTKFCYYNNYSLSQPRHFCKACKRYWTRGGTLRNVPVGGGSRKNKRRLNHPHPNTTSSQINNNNDDVNLPSLFHTFTSDAALQNNHVFAASSSSYDSILLPPTMMPMQQNLINGGYYCQNQIEQQHHVPNFSDPNSLYYWSNAFTSWNNDNNHHLTSLI; translated from the coding sequence ATGGAGAAGCAGAAGGAGGAAGGGGGAGTAAAGTGCCCTCGATGTGATTCATCAAACACCAAGTTTTGTTACTACAACAACTACAGCTTGTCACAGCCAAGGCACTTCTGCAAAGCCTGCAAGAGATACTGGACAAGAGGTGGAACCCTCAGAAACGTTCCTGTTGGCGGCGGTTCCAGGAAGAACAAGCGTCGTCTCAACCACCCACACCCAAACACTACTTCTTCTCAGATCAACAACAACAACGATGATGTGAATCTCCCCTCCTTATTCCACACCTTCACTTCTGATGCTGCTCTTCAAAATAATCATGtctttgctgcttcttcttcaagctATGATTCTATCTTGTTACCTCCAACTATGATGCCGATGCAACAAAACCTCATCAATGGTGGTTATTATTGCCAAAACCAGATCGAGCAGCAGCATCATGTGCCTAATTTCTCTGATCCAAATTCTCTTTATTATTGGAGTAATGCTTTCACTTCTTGGAACAACGATAATAATCATCATCTTACTTCTCTCATCTAA